Proteins from one bacterium genomic window:
- the ggt gene encoding gamma-glutamyltransferase: protein MSRVLARVFTFALMLLVASAASATPPPVAARHGLVASDHHLASAVGARVLQDGGNAVDAAVATAFALAVVYPAAGNLGGGGFLLYHDAQSRAASYDFRETAPAAATERMFLDERGAVRDTSNHRGPLSVGVPGTVAGLWLAHQRHGSRPWAELVQPAIDLAAGGFAFSQGMRDWCDWLASTTDPLHAATRAAFLPDGVRACRAGEALRQPDLAATLTRIRDHGRDGFYTGETARLLATYMRDHGGLITEADLAAYRAVEREPVRGAYKDHEIVAMGLPSSGGITLIEMLNMLDSAGLEGLEHNDTAYLHLLTEVMRRAYADRARYLGDPDASPPPTAEPMLRRERAAQLAQSINRLAASASDSSAFNDANLPPESEQTTHLSVVDAAGGAVSLTYTLEESYGSTLMAPGTGFLLNNEMGDFNAVPGLTDRRGNIGTAPNLVAPGRRMLSSMTPVIVARGGVPVLVVGSPGGRTIINTVLQVVLNVLAFDMDIRAAIEAPRFHHQWLPDVTQFEAHGFPPEVRRAYAAMGHPVKKRAPQGIAMGITVDRETGWRYGAADSRSFDGGVAGY from the coding sequence ATGTCCCGTGTCCTTGCGCGAGTCTTCACGTTTGCCCTGATGCTGCTGGTCGCCAGTGCCGCGTCGGCAACCCCGCCCCCCGTCGCGGCGCGCCACGGCCTGGTCGCCAGCGACCACCACCTGGCCTCGGCCGTGGGCGCCCGGGTGCTGCAGGACGGCGGCAATGCCGTCGATGCTGCCGTGGCGACGGCATTCGCCCTGGCTGTCGTCTACCCCGCGGCCGGCAACCTCGGCGGCGGCGGCTTCCTCCTCTACCACGACGCGCAGTCGCGGGCGGCGAGCTACGATTTCCGCGAGACGGCGCCGGCGGCCGCCACCGAACGCATGTTCCTGGACGAGCGCGGCGCCGTGCGTGACACCAGCAATCACCGCGGGCCGCTCTCGGTCGGCGTGCCCGGCACCGTCGCCGGCCTGTGGCTGGCGCACCAGCGCCACGGCAGCCGGCCCTGGGCCGAACTGGTGCAACCGGCCATCGACCTGGCAGCCGGCGGCTTCGCCTTCTCGCAGGGCATGCGCGACTGGTGCGACTGGCTCGCCTCGACCACCGATCCGCTGCACGCCGCCACGCGCGCCGCCTTCCTGCCGGACGGCGTCCGCGCCTGCCGCGCGGGAGAAGCGCTGCGCCAGCCCGACCTCGCGGCCACCCTCACGCGCATCCGCGACCATGGTCGCGACGGCTTCTACACCGGCGAGACGGCGCGCCTGCTCGCGACCTACATGCGCGACCACGGCGGCCTCATCACCGAGGCGGACCTGGCCGCGTACCGCGCCGTCGAGCGCGAGCCGGTGCGTGGTGCGTACAAGGACCACGAAATCGTCGCGATGGGCCTGCCCTCGTCAGGCGGCATCACGCTGATCGAGATGCTGAACATGCTCGACAGTGCGGGACTTGAGGGGCTCGAGCACAACGACACCGCCTACCTGCACCTGCTGACCGAAGTGATGCGCCGCGCCTATGCCGATCGTGCGCGCTACCTGGGCGATCCCGACGCCAGCCCGCCGCCCACCGCCGAACCGATGCTCCGGCGCGAACGCGCCGCGCAACTGGCGCAGTCCATCAACCGGCTGGCGGCCTCGGCGAGCGACAGCAGCGCGTTCAACGACGCCAACCTGCCGCCCGAGAGCGAGCAGACGACCCACCTCTCGGTGGTCGACGCCGCCGGCGGCGCCGTCTCGCTGACCTATACGCTGGAGGAATCGTACGGCTCCACGCTGATGGCCCCGGGCACGGGCTTCCTGCTGAACAACGAGATGGGCGACTTCAACGCCGTACCCGGCCTGACCGACCGCCGCGGCAACATCGGCACCGCACCGAACCTGGTGGCCCCCGGCCGGCGTATGCTCTCCAGCATGACGCCGGTGATCGTGGCGCGGGGCGGCGTGCCGGTGCTGGTGGTCGGCAGTCCCGGCGGCCGCACCATCATCAACACGGTGCTGCAGGTGGTGCTCAACGTGCTCGCGTTCGACATGGATATCCGCGCCGCCATCGAGGCGCCGCGCTTCCACCACCAGTGGCTGCCCGACGTGACGCAGTTCGAGGCGCACGGCTTCCCGCCCGAAGTGCGGCGCGCCTACGCCGCGATGGGCCATCCGGTGAAGAAGCGCGCGCCGCAAGGCATCGCGATGGGCATCACGGTCGACCGCGAGACCGGGTGGCGGTACGGGGCGGCGGACTCGCGATCGTTTGACGGCGGGGTGGCGGGGTACTGA
- a CDS encoding CPBP family intramembrane metalloprotease yields MTNLRLWLPALAGPLIVTLGLLDLHSAPFVFLFYHVILCLLVPALVARRDGRSLAVHLRELGLARRGLQASLALGLVSALAPPAAYMLLPQAFPDTARLQAALGDWGLATTAPGSFLFFMAVVNGPAEELFWRGWLLRSPATGRGAKVLLAMLFTSYHAVTIGRLAPSTGAAALLVAGVFGAAIFWTWTRVRWQSVWPALLSHTGATCGYLFICAQLLDRG; encoded by the coding sequence ATGACCAACCTTCGCCTATGGCTGCCGGCCCTGGCCGGTCCGCTCATCGTCACCCTCGGCCTGCTGGATCTGCACAGCGCGCCGTTCGTCTTCCTTTTCTACCACGTGATCCTCTGCCTGCTGGTGCCCGCGCTGGTCGCGCGTCGCGATGGTCGCAGTCTTGCCGTCCACCTGCGCGAGCTGGGGCTGGCGCGCCGCGGCCTGCAGGCAAGCCTGGCGCTGGGCCTGGTGTCGGCCCTGGCGCCGCCGGCGGCCTACATGCTCCTGCCGCAGGCGTTCCCCGACACCGCGCGCCTGCAGGCAGCGCTCGGCGACTGGGGCCTGGCGACGACGGCACCCGGCAGCTTCCTGTTCTTCATGGCGGTGGTGAACGGACCGGCCGAGGAGCTGTTCTGGCGCGGTTGGCTGCTGCGCTCGCCGGCGACGGGGCGCGGCGCGAAGGTGCTGCTGGCGATGCTGTTCACGTCGTACCATGCCGTGACCATCGGCCGCCTGGCGCCGTCGACGGGCGCCGCGGCGCTGCTGGTGGCAGGCGTGTTCGGCGCCGCGATATTCTGGACCTGGACGCGCGTCCGCTGGCAGTCGGTCTGGCCGGCGCTGCTGTCGCACACCGGCGCCACCTGCGGCTATCTCTTCATCTGCGCGCAGCTGCTCGATCGCGGATAG